From Leptidea sinapis chromosome 12, ilLepSina1.1, whole genome shotgun sequence, the proteins below share one genomic window:
- the LOC126967103 gene encoding probable ATP-dependent RNA helicase DDX46: protein MPRERVRYRDRRSSSYSSDSSYDRKKLKSKHKRRSRSKSSSHRRKRSSSRSKVRRRSHSRSASREQHESKHHRSSSKSQSKRSKFSRDRSRSTSRDIKYHKSTKKRSRSNSFDIEPQFKNNLDSTNNKAEKSARAAEAVGLSMTKIPTFNCQDVDEKEDTPTIHDRNILDEINSEKFIPKSFSSSKNKKETQNIVIDLNLETIKVPETEVKLKKDECIINFDMLPSPEELKEMWIKKLYQFRKKMLKGDIS, encoded by the exons ATGCCCCGTGAAAGGGTTAGATACCGCGATCGAAGAAGTTCGTCCTACAGTTCGGATTCCTCCTATGATCGTAAAAAATTGAAAAGCAAACATAAACGACGTTCCCGCTCTAAGTCTAGCTCCCACAGAAGAAAACGATCTAGTTCTAGATCTAAAGTAAGGCGAAGGAGCCATTCTAGAAGTGCATCGAGAGAACAACATGAAAGTAAGCATCACCGTTCTTCATCAAAGTCTCAATCTAAAAGATCAAAATTTTCACGAGACAGGTCAAGATCAACTTCTCGTGATATCAAATACCATAAATCTACCAAAAAGCGTAGTAGATCGAATTCTTTTGATATAG aacctcaatttaaaaataatcttgatAGTACTAATAATAAAGCAGAAAAATCTGCAAGAGCAGCAGAAGCAGTGGGCCTCTCAATGACAAAAATACCAACATTTAACTGTCAGGATGTTGATGAGAAGGAAGACACTCCAACCATACATGACAGGAATATCCTAGATGAGATTAACAGTGAAAAATTCATTCCAAAATCTTTTAGTTcttcaaaaaataagaaagaaacacaaaatattGTGATAGATCTAAATTTGGAGACTATCAAAGTTCCTGAAACTgaagtgaaattaaaaaaagatgaaTGTATAATAAACTTTGAT ATGTTACCAAGCCCGGAAGAACTCAAAGAAATGTGGATCAAGAAACTTTATCAATTCAGAAAGAAAATGCTTAAGGGAGATATATCATGa
- the LOC126967295 gene encoding mitochondrial import inner membrane translocase subunit Tim13-like has protein sequence MDSLATGSLSGAQKEELMDQVKQQIAIANAQELLTKMSEKCFKKCINKPGISLDNSEQKCIAMCMDRYMDAWNLVSRTYSSRIQRERSNM, from the coding sequence ATGGATTCTCTTGCAACGGGATCCTTAAGTGGTGCACAGAAAGAAGAACTGATGGACCAGGTCAAGCAACAAATAGCAATAGCAAACGCACAGGAATTGCTCACGAAAATGTCAGAGAAATGTTTTAAAAAGTGTATAAACAAGCCAGGTATTTCCTTGGATAATTCGGAGCAAAAATGTATAGCAATGTGCATGGACAGATATATGGATGCTTGGAATTTAGTATCCAGGACTTACAGCAGTCGTATACAACGAGAACGGAGCAACATgtga
- the LOC126967099 gene encoding uncharacterized protein LOC126967099, translated as MSGNWNNDDVYKLIEMFQAREVLWNTMSESYKDRNKKHDAWMEIASEFNMDKKVIEKKIRSLVGQFNRECKSNKSGAGANESSKWFAFKKLMFLKGKNIPSLTVDGGLQGNEENRIASENTLSLNETGNTVTDETTGTPFATPKPFRKRRRPEVEQDPTQQEAVNILQRMYESRKSRDENDAFGEYVSMKLKQIKNSHAKNTAQHHINNILYNATMGQYDFPTTFTDPTASSSWGYNSEPNLSTFSENNADCSSRGYYTAPSPSASFETSSSDNSRTHTRTSARTQSPSNLSESSQDSTQSLNDLLESIKN; from the exons ATGTCCGGTAATTGGAATAACGATGATGTTTACAAACTGATTGAAATGTTTCAAGCAAGAGAAGTACTATGGAACACGATGTCAGAGAGCTACAAAGaccgaaataaaaaacacgATGCTTGGATGGAAATTGCCAGTGAATTTAATAtggataaaaaagtaattgaaaaaaagATTCGATCACTCGTAGGTCAATTTAACCGAGAATGTAAATCTAATAAATCTGGTGCAGGAGCTAATGAGTCAAGTAAATGgtttgcatttaaaaaactcATGTTCCTTAAAGGCAAAAATATTCCAAGTTTAACTGTCGATGGAGGGTTGCAg GGTAACgaagaaaacagaattgctTCAGAAAACACTCTCAGTTTGAACGAAACAGGAAATACTGTCACTGATGAAACTACGGGCACGCCTTTCGCCACCCCAAAACCATTTCGGAAAAGAAGACGGCCTGAAGTAGAACAAGATCCAACACAAcaagaagctgtaaatattttacaaagaatgtacGAATCTAGAAAAAGCAGGGATGAAAATGACGCATTTGGAGAGTATGTCTCGATgaaactgaaacaaataaaaaacagtcaTGCTAAGAATACTGCTCAACAtcacattaacaatattttgtacaatgcGACAATGGGACAATATGATTTTCCAACAACCTTTACAGACCCAACCGCTAGTAGTTCCTGGGGATACAACTCTGAACCAAATCTATCCACTTTTTCGGAAAATAATGCTGACTGTAGCTCGAGAGGATACTACACCGCACCGAGTCCCTCGGCTTCATTTGAAACCAGTTCTTCGGATAACTCCAGGACACATACTCGTACCAGCGCAAGAACACAGAGTCCGTCTAATTTATCGGAATCAAGCCAAGATTCGACCCAATCATTAAACGATTTGTTGGaatcaatcaaaaattaa
- the LOC126967088 gene encoding putative nuclease HARBI1 has translation MEEDLLIGIAFIFCLKKKKKRSYWMRQTLKARGKYSATDYLKDLGIDGCLKDFIRMNSSEFEYLQNLIGAKIGKRDTTFRKSVSVTERLAVTLRFLATGSSYKSLGNVFKLSDQVISIIVPEVCEALNEVLKEYIQIPTTPQEWLHVANSFEEKWNFPNCLGSIDGKHVAIQKPIDSGSEYYNYKGFYSVVLLAIVDAEYNFLYVNIGCQGRISDGGVFANTKFRNKINDNSLKIPSDSSLPGRNKPLPYVFVTDDAFPLQKHLLKPFPGPQDSNSKERIFSYRLSRARRTVENAFGILSARFRVLRTTILLDPEKTTTLIMTCVLLHNFIRKTESSMIYAPSQYYDGDDIVTGTRIDGQWRLEQQQLTPLEACESLTDDGKEIRKEFAEYFSNEGFLDWASKYY, from the exons ATGGAAGAAGATTTGCTCATTGgaatagcttttattttttgtttaaaaaagaagaaaaagcgcTCTTATTGGATGCGCCAAACGCTAAAAGCTAGAGGAAAATATAGTGCCACAGACTATCTCAAGGATTTAGGTATTGATGGTTgcttaaaagattttataagaATGAACAGTTCCGAATTTGAAtatctacaaaatttaattggGGCAAAAATAGGCAAACGAGACACTACATTTAGAAAATCTGTAAGTGTGACGGAAAGACTTGCGGTAACGTTAAGATTTTTGGCAACTGGTAGCAGTTATAAAAGTCTTGGAAATGTGTTCAAGTTGTCAGACCAAGTGATATCTATTATCGTACCAGAAGTGTGCGAGGCTCTCAATGAGGTTTTAAAGGAATACATACAG ATACCAACAACACCTCAAGAGTGGCTACACGTGGCAAATTCATTTGAAGAAAAATGGAATTTCCCAAATTGCTTAGGAAGTATCGATGGAAAGCACGTAGCCATACAAAAGCCAATTGATAGCGGCAGTGAATATTACAACTATAAAGGATTTTACAGCGTTGTACTTTTAGCGATAGTGGACGCAGAATACAACTTTCTGTACGTGAATATTGGCTGCCAAGGACGCATAAGTGATGGCGGAGTTTTCGCAAACACaaaatttcgaaataaaattaacgacaatagtttaaaaatacccAGTGACAGCTCACTACCAGGCAGAAACAAACCTCTTCCTTATGTGTTCGTAACAGATGATGCGTTCCCTTTacaaaaacacttattaaaaCCTTTTCCAGGACCACAGGATAGCAATTCTAAGGAAAGAATCTTCAGTTATAGACTGAGTCGTGCGAGGAGAACAGTAGAGAACGCATTTGGGATTTTGTCAGCCAGATTTAGAGTTTTACGAACTACAATATTATTAGATCCAGAAAAAACTACTACTTTAATTATGACATGCGTGCTACtgcataattttataagaaaaactgAATCGAGCATGATTTACGCTCCATCTCAATACTATGATGGAGATGACATAGTAACTGGTACACGTATCGATGGACAATGGAGATTAGAACAGCAGCAATTAACACCACTTGAAGCATGTGAATCCCTGACAGATGATgggaaagaaataagaaaagaattcgcagaatatttttcaaatgaagGGTTTTTGGACTGGgcatctaaatattattaa